In a single window of the Cucumis melo cultivar AY chromosome 11, USDA_Cmelo_AY_1.0, whole genome shotgun sequence genome:
- the LOC103498912 gene encoding glutathione gamma-glutamylcysteinyltransferase 1 isoform X1 yields the protein MAVAGFYRRILPSPPAIEFASSKGKQLFIEAVQHGTMEGFYRLVSYFQTQSEPAYCGLASLSMVLNALSIDPGRKWKGPWRWFDESMLDCCEPLEKVKARGISLGKLVCLANCAGAKVQAFQTNESTIDDFRKYLHRCSISDDCHIISSYHRAAFKQTGTGHFSPIGGYHVGQDMALILDVARFKYPPHWVPVELLWKAMEHVDEATGQHRGFMLVSRPHMEPGLLYTLSCKHEDWVNIAKYLMDGVPLLLKSKDLKDTQDVLTVIFTSLPLNYSDFIKWVAEVRRTEDSGQSLSPEEKARLALKEEVLKQVQETDLFKQVGEFLSREGSCCKMLTPSHENNLPEIAASVCCQGAEILNGNTGVSAGYCCRETCVRCFSANGDKPVTVVCGMVVSGNNEQEFDMLVPSSSHVRSGCCFSGMKNEMGSHPAASDLLTTLLLALPAKTWIGIKEEKVLREIQKLVCTESLPTLLQEEVLHLRRQLGLLQKYHEDKVDLDLSALPSS from the exons ATGGCTGTGGCGGGTTTTTATAGGCGGATTCTTCCTTCTCCTCCAGCAATCGAATTCGCTTCCTCCAAAGGGAAG CAACTCTTCATAGAAGCTGTTCAACATGGGACTATGGAGGGTTTTTATAGGCTAGTCTCTTATTTTCAAACACAATCAGAGCCTGCCTATTGTGGTCTGGCTAGCCTATCAATGGTATTGAATGCCCTTTCCATTGATCCAGGAAGAAAATGGAAAG GGCCTTGGAGATGGTTTGATGAATCTATGTTGGATTGTTGTGAACCATTGGAAAAGGTCAAAGCTAGAGGTATCTCGCTGGGAAAACTTGTGTGTTTGGCTAATTGTGCTGGAGCGAAAGTCCAAGCCTTCCAAACAAATGAAAGTACCATTGATGATTTTCGCAAATACCTACATAGATGCTCCATTTCTGATGATTGCCACATCATTTCATCTTATCATAGAGCAGCATTTAAACAG ACAGGAACTGGTCATTTTTCGCCTATTGGTGGGTATCATGTTGGGCAGGACATGGCACTTATCTTGGATGTTGCACGCTTTAAGTATCCTCCTCATTGGGTTCCAGTTGAACTTCTTTGGAAAGCTATGGAGCACGTTGATGAAGCAACGGGACAGCATAGAGG GTTCATGCTTGTATCCAGGCCGCACATGGAGCCAGGATTGCTCTATACTCTG AGCTGTAAACATGAGGACTGGGTTAACATAGCGAAGTACTTAATGGATGGCGTTCCTCTTCTCTTGAAGTCAAAGGACCTTAAAGACACACAGGATGTTTTAACTGTTATTTTCACATCACTGCCTCTAAATTATAGTGATTTTATCAAGTGGGTTGCTGAGGTCCGAAGGACAGAGGATAGTGGTCAAAGTTTAAGCCCAGAGGAGAAAGCAAGACTTGCTCTGAAG GAAGAGGTGTTGAAACAGGTACAGGAGACGGACCTTTTCAAACAGGTAGGAGAGTTTCTTTCTCGAGAAGGTTCATGTTGCAAGATGCTTACACCATCTCATGAGAACAATTTGCCTGAGATTGCTGCGAGTGTATGTTGCCAAGGAGCAGAAATATTGAATGGGAATACAGGCGTCTCAGCTGGTTATTGCTGTCGTGAAACATGTGTGAGATGCTTCAGTGCTAATGGCGACAAGCCTGTTACAGTTGTATGCGGAATGGTTGTCAGTGGCAACAATGAACAGGAGTTTGACATGTTGGTCCCATCATCATCACATGTAAGATCTGGATGCTGCTTTTCTGGCATGAAAAATGAAATGGGGAGTCATCCAGCAGCCAGTGATTTGTTAACAACACTTCTTCTTGCCTTGCCTGCCAAAACCTGGATTGGTATAAAAGAAGAGAAGGTTTTGCGGGAAATACAAAAACTTGTTTGCACGGAAAGTCTTCCCACCTTGCTTCAAGAAGAG GTGTTGCACTTGCGGCGACAACTCGGTCTTCTTCAAAAATATCACGAGGACAAGGTCGATCTGGATCTTAGTGCACTTCCTTCATCTTAA
- the LOC103498912 gene encoding glutathione gamma-glutamylcysteinyltransferase 1 isoform X2 — translation MEGFYRLVSYFQTQSEPAYCGLASLSMVLNALSIDPGRKWKGPWRWFDESMLDCCEPLEKVKARGISLGKLVCLANCAGAKVQAFQTNESTIDDFRKYLHRCSISDDCHIISSYHRAAFKQTGTGHFSPIGGYHVGQDMALILDVARFKYPPHWVPVELLWKAMEHVDEATGQHRGFMLVSRPHMEPGLLYTLSCKHEDWVNIAKYLMDGVPLLLKSKDLKDTQDVLTVIFTSLPLNYSDFIKWVAEVRRTEDSGQSLSPEEKARLALKEEVLKQVQETDLFKQVGEFLSREGSCCKMLTPSHENNLPEIAASVCCQGAEILNGNTGVSAGYCCRETCVRCFSANGDKPVTVVCGMVVSGNNEQEFDMLVPSSSHVRSGCCFSGMKNEMGSHPAASDLLTTLLLALPAKTWIGIKEEKVLREIQKLVCTESLPTLLQEEVLHLRRQLGLLQKYHEDKVDLDLSALPSS, via the exons ATGGAGGGTTTTTATAGGCTAGTCTCTTATTTTCAAACACAATCAGAGCCTGCCTATTGTGGTCTGGCTAGCCTATCAATGGTATTGAATGCCCTTTCCATTGATCCAGGAAGAAAATGGAAAG GGCCTTGGAGATGGTTTGATGAATCTATGTTGGATTGTTGTGAACCATTGGAAAAGGTCAAAGCTAGAGGTATCTCGCTGGGAAAACTTGTGTGTTTGGCTAATTGTGCTGGAGCGAAAGTCCAAGCCTTCCAAACAAATGAAAGTACCATTGATGATTTTCGCAAATACCTACATAGATGCTCCATTTCTGATGATTGCCACATCATTTCATCTTATCATAGAGCAGCATTTAAACAG ACAGGAACTGGTCATTTTTCGCCTATTGGTGGGTATCATGTTGGGCAGGACATGGCACTTATCTTGGATGTTGCACGCTTTAAGTATCCTCCTCATTGGGTTCCAGTTGAACTTCTTTGGAAAGCTATGGAGCACGTTGATGAAGCAACGGGACAGCATAGAGG GTTCATGCTTGTATCCAGGCCGCACATGGAGCCAGGATTGCTCTATACTCTG AGCTGTAAACATGAGGACTGGGTTAACATAGCGAAGTACTTAATGGATGGCGTTCCTCTTCTCTTGAAGTCAAAGGACCTTAAAGACACACAGGATGTTTTAACTGTTATTTTCACATCACTGCCTCTAAATTATAGTGATTTTATCAAGTGGGTTGCTGAGGTCCGAAGGACAGAGGATAGTGGTCAAAGTTTAAGCCCAGAGGAGAAAGCAAGACTTGCTCTGAAG GAAGAGGTGTTGAAACAGGTACAGGAGACGGACCTTTTCAAACAGGTAGGAGAGTTTCTTTCTCGAGAAGGTTCATGTTGCAAGATGCTTACACCATCTCATGAGAACAATTTGCCTGAGATTGCTGCGAGTGTATGTTGCCAAGGAGCAGAAATATTGAATGGGAATACAGGCGTCTCAGCTGGTTATTGCTGTCGTGAAACATGTGTGAGATGCTTCAGTGCTAATGGCGACAAGCCTGTTACAGTTGTATGCGGAATGGTTGTCAGTGGCAACAATGAACAGGAGTTTGACATGTTGGTCCCATCATCATCACATGTAAGATCTGGATGCTGCTTTTCTGGCATGAAAAATGAAATGGGGAGTCATCCAGCAGCCAGTGATTTGTTAACAACACTTCTTCTTGCCTTGCCTGCCAAAACCTGGATTGGTATAAAAGAAGAGAAGGTTTTGCGGGAAATACAAAAACTTGTTTGCACGGAAAGTCTTCCCACCTTGCTTCAAGAAGAG GTGTTGCACTTGCGGCGACAACTCGGTCTTCTTCAAAAATATCACGAGGACAAGGTCGATCTGGATCTTAGTGCACTTCCTTCATCTTAA
- the LOC103498913 gene encoding glutathione gamma-glutamylcysteinyltransferase 3-like, whose amino-acid sequence MAVAGFYRRVLPSPPAVDFASSDGKRLFTEALGDGTMEGFFKLISYYQTQSEPAYCGLATLAVVLNALSIDPGRKWKGPWRWFDDTMLDCCEPLAKIKTDGITFGKVACLARCNGAKVLAFRTNESTVDDFRKHVISCSSSEDYHVITSYHRGVFKQTGTGHFSPIGGYHAGKDMVLILDVARFKYPPHWVPLTLLWDAMNTIDGATGLPRGYMILSKLTRGPSILYTLSCQHDGWNNVIKYLTEEVPLLLKTENVKSVEELLSVVFKFPPQNLKNFIKWVAEVREQEDGNVKLNAEEKGRLAVKEEILEQLRATELFKHIKQWLASGTLCEGFESLFDRDELYGIAATVCCQGAETLAAKPCSADRRLCKTDIHRLNAENEKPAVVMSGTVVTNAIKEGVDMLVPLCKTEPSHISDECCCQWPSVIDVLTILLLSLPQHIWFNLKDEKLLANINRLVGENYLPALLQDEVLHLREQMHFLMTDLSS is encoded by the exons ATGGCCGTCGCGGGATTTTATCGCAGAGTTCTTCCTTCTCCTCCCGCCGTAGATTTTGCTTCTTCTGATGGAAAG CGTCTGTTTACCGAGGCACTTGGAGATGGAACTATGGAGGGGTTTTTTAAGTTAATTTCTTACTATCAAACCCAATCAGAACCTGCTTATTGTGGACTCGCAACCCTTGCAGTTGTTCTCAATGCTCTTTCTATTGATCCGGGTAGAAAATGGAAAG gACCCTGGAGATGGTTTGATGACACTATGCTGGACTGCTGTGAACCTTTGGCAAAGATCAAAACTGATGGTATCACATTTGGTAAGGTTGCGTGTTTGGCTCGCTGCAATGGTGCTAAAGTGTTGGCTTTTAGGACAAATGAAAGCACAGTTGATGATTTTCGTAAACACGTTATATCATGTTCATCTTCTGAGGACTATCATGTGATCACTTCCTACCATAGAGGAGTTTTTAAGCAg ACTGGAACTGGCCATTTTTCACCAATTGGTGGTTATCATGCTGGAAAAGACATGGTTCTCATCTTGGATGTTGCACGTTTCAAGTATCCTCCTCATTGGGTTCCACTTACCCTATTGTGGGATGCCATGAATACAATTGATGGTGCAACAGGACTACCTAGAGG GTACATGATTTTATCAAAGCTAACCAGGGGACCGTCTATTCTTTACACTCTG AGTTGTCAGCATGACGGTTGGAATAATGTTATAAAATACTTAACAGAAGAAGTTCCTTTACTCCTGAAAACTGAAAATGTGAAAAGTGTAGAGGAATTACTCTCTGTAGTATTTAAATTCCCACCTCAAAATCTCAAGAACTTTATCAAGTGGGTTGCAGAAGTTCGGGAGCAAGAGGATGGGAATGTAAAACTAAATGCAGAGGAGAAAGGAAGACTGGCTGTCAAG GAAGAGATATTGGAACAACTACGAGCGACTGAACTCTTCAAACATATCAAACAGTGGTTGGCATCTGGGACTCTATGTGAAGGCTTCGAATCTTTGTTTGACAGAGATGAATTATACGGAATTGCTGCAACGGTTTGTTGTCAAGGGGCAGAAACTTTAGCTGCAAAACCTTGCTCAGCTGATCGACGTTTATGCAAAACTGATATCCACCGTTTGAATGCTGAAAATGAGAAGCCAGCGGTGGTCATGTCAGGGACGGTTGTTACTAATGCTATCAAAGAAGGAGTAGATATGTTGGTACCTTTATGTAAAACAGAACCAAGTCATATTTCAGATGAGTGCTGTTGTCAATGGCCATCTGTTATTGATGTTCTTACCATATTGTTGCTATCACTGCCTCAACATATTTGGTTCAACCTTAAAGATGAGAAGTTGTTGGCCAACATTAATAGGCTTGTTGGAGAAAACTACCTTCCTGCTTTGCTTCAGGATGAG GTTCTGCACTTGAGAGAACAAATGCACTTTCTTATGACTGATCTCAGCTCTTAA
- the LOC103498914 gene encoding succinate--CoA ligase [ADP-forming] subunit beta, mitochondrial — protein MVRGLLNKLVSRSLSVAGKWQHQQLRRLNIHEYQGAELMSKYGINVPKGLAVSSVDEVKNAVKTAFPDAKELVVKSQILAGGRGLGTFKSGLKGGVHIVKVDQVEEIAGKMLGQILVTKQTGPQGKVVSKVYLCEKLSLINEMYFAITLDRKTAGPLIIACRKGGTSIEDLAENFPDMIIKVPIDVFQGITDEDAAKVVDGLAPKGADRQDSIEQVKKLYKLFCECDCTLLEVNPIAETSDNQLVAADAKLNFDDNAAFRQKAIFSLRDPTQEDPREVDAAKADLNYIGLDGEIGCMVNGAGLAMATMDIIKLHGGTPANFLDVGGNASEGQVVEAFKILTSDEKVKAILVNIFGGIMKCDVIASGIVNAAKQVALKVPVVVRLEGTNVDQGKRILKESGMTLITAEDLDDAAEKAVKAAY, from the exons ATGGTGAGAGGGTTGCTCAATAAGCTTGTCTCTCGATCTCTTTCTGTCGCCGGGAAATGGCAGCACCAACAGCTGCGTCGTCTCAACATCCATGAGTATCag GGGGCTGAGCTGATGAGCAAATATGGGATCAATGTGCCAAAGGGTCTTGCTGTTTCTTCTGTTGATGAAGTAAAAAACGCAGTGAAAACTGCGTTTCCTGATGCGAAAGAG TTGGTCGttaaaagtcaaattttggCTGGTGGAAGAGGTTTGGGAACATTCAAAAGCGGCTTAAAGGGTGGAGTTCACATAGTGAAGGTGGACCAGGTTGAAGAGATTGCTG GAAAGATGCTCGGGCAGATACTTGTCACTAAACAAACTGGTCCACAGGGTAAAGTTGTCAGTAAG GTTTATCTATGTGAGAAGTTATCACTTATCAATGAAATGTACTTCGCTATCACATTGGATCGTAAAACTGCCGGTCCA CTTATAATTGCCTGTAGAAAGGGTGGAACTAGTATTGAAGATCTTGCTGAGAACTTCCCGGATATGATTATAAAG GTACCTATTGATGTTTTCCAAGGAATTACAGATGAAGATGCTGCAAAAGTTGTGGATGGTTTGGCTCCCAAGGGTGCTGACAGACAGGATTCAATCGAACAAGTGAAAAAATTGTATAAACTCTTCTGCGAATGTGACTGCACGTTACTGGAA GTAAATCCCATTGCAGAGACTTCAGACAATCAGCTGGTGGCAGCTGATGCTAAGCTAAACTTTGATGATAATGCTGCATTTCGTCAAAAAGCAATATTTTCTCTCCGTGATCCAACTCAAGAGGATCCTCGAGAG GTTGATGCAGCCAAAGCAGATCTAAATTACATTGGCTTAGATGGAGAAATTGGTTGCATGGTCAATGGTGCAGGATTAGCAATGGCTACGATGGATATAATTAAGCTGCATGGGGGAACTCCTGCCAATTTCCTGGATGTAGGTGGAAATGCTTCTGAAGGGCAG GTAGTTGAGGCATTTAAGATATTGACTTCTGACGAGAAAGTTAAAGCAATTTTGGTGAACATTTTTGGTGGAATAATGAAATGTGATGTCATAGCTAGTGGAATTGTCAACGCTGCCAAACAG GTTGCCCTCAAAGTGCCCGTGGTTGTTCGGCTTGAAGGTACAAACGTTGACCAAGGAAAAAGAATTCTGAAG GAAAGTGGAATGACATTGATAACAGCAGAAGATCTGGATGATGCTGCAGAGAAAGCAGTTAAAGCAGCGTATTGA
- the LOC103498915 gene encoding uncharacterized protein LOC103498915, with amino-acid sequence MMNSNTTKTMRLPPRRLMTSPRPNNNNNNNKRKEREGLDDDDHHDDDEAAHQLSFTAKVPTPPHSKQLLAGYLAHEFLTKGTLFGQTWDNNPDPAAANAIAMPSSSSCYYYYSLTTTEAQEKRQAQAELHHHKNYQSYVEVANLLKHSGSHLQGIVNPTQLARLLNL; translated from the coding sequence ATGATGAATAGTAATACCACCAAAACGATGCGTTTACCTCCTCGTAGATTAATGACGTCACCTAGgcccaacaacaacaacaacaacaataagaggaaagaaagagagggccttgatgatgatgatcatcATGATGATGATGAGGCGGCCCACCAACTCTCATTCACGGCTAAAGTACCGACGCCGCCGCATTCGAAGCAGCTCCTTGCCGGCTACTTGGCTCACGAGTTCCTCACTAAAGGAACGCTTTTCGGTCAGACTTGGGATAATAATCCAGATCCGGCGGCTGCTAATGCTATTGCTatgccttcttcttcttcttgttattattattattcgcTCACTACTACGGAGGCTCAAGAGAAGCGCCAAGCCCAAGCCGAATTGCACCACCACAAGAATTACCAATCCTACGTGGAGGTAGCTAATTTGTTGAAACACAGCGGGTCCCACCTTCAAGGTATTGTAAATCCCACCCAGTTAGCTCGCTTGCTAAACCtatga